In Plasmodium brasilianum strain Bolivian I chromosome 12, whole genome shotgun sequence, the genomic window GCATTTAAATGGTACAGATACTCCTTGTTCTCTTCTAAGTTAATGCTTATCTCGGATGTTGTGCTTTTTAGCTCCGTGATATCCTACAAAAGTtgaacataaataataaatatatgtaaaataaaaagaaaagaaaagaaaagaaaagaaataagcTCATTTCGACGTTTTGTGACTCCGAATATTACATTACAATTGAGCaaatttttctctttacaAAATgacaatttaaaattttattttattttattttatttttttcaatatgcTATTATACAAATAACACTTACCTGCTCATTTTTCGCTATGGTGCTCTTCAAAGAAGATGTAAACTCATTTTCTGCgtaaagaaaattttgaaaattttttttttcctttaccagttctgtaatatttttattaattttttgaagttgattatctatattaaaagaattaaaaaaatctaAAATTTCCATCaatttgaatttattaaactcatatttatttgaaaaaaaaacagtattattttttaatataaaaagtttgTCTAATATATCTAATCTGAATAGCAATCTTTGAATAATTCGTTGcgcttttattttaatttccgaaaaattattttttataatatttaaaataaataaaaggttttcattatttttttttatacacaattttttttttttaagaatttttatatttttgtcttGGTCATTTAaaaccatttttattttatcaagGTTATATATTGGTACAATACAACAGTTGTTTTTGTCCGGATTTTTTTCTATcgctttaaaatatttacttaatatttcttttgaaattaaatattcatgtttgtaaatattattattccatATTAAATTACAAAAGGAGCTTAACAGTAAGGAATTCAAAACTCTATTTTTCGATTCACCCATATCGTCCTTCAGGTAAATAAAGTTCATTATGTACGGGCTTTGTTCAAATACGTATGTCTCTAGGTACGATTtgcatatgaatatttttcctAGCTTCATTGATATTTCCTCTGAAAGGGGAGAGGGAGATAAAGAAGTGACGGCGATCGCATTTTTACAGGTGTATGAAAATATGAGTTAATgtgtgttcatatatatgtatttatgtgggtatgtattcatatatttaggtatgcatttatatattttggtACGTGGATACATACGGTAACTGTGGACGAGCTATCTCtatcataaatttttcaacACAGTTATGTTGAACACTTCCAATGCAATAACAGTCATTACAAAATTGATACATTATGAAAATCTATGCACATATCAGACACACGTACAACGCGGTacaaattacttttttttttcattttattttttatgtattttatattatatatatatatatatatatattttttttttttttttttttttatgtattttataatatatatgtatatatatttttttcttttctattttttataatatttttttttacatttttcttacCGCATAACTGCTCCGTAAGagattttctaatttttaaagaactGTTAAAGTTAAACTTATTTTCCAAGCtaatatttccattttgatTATTAATTTgcaaatcatttttttcattgtttttcttaaattCATCATTTGTGTTGTTATCtgttttatttgaattatcAACACCTGATTTTGATACACCATTTAATTTGTCTTGGTACGTGTTGGtaccattattatttaacaaattagcaaaattatttttaaaatttatattttcatttatcattacattatttttatcattatatacGTTAGCTGTGTTATTCGTAATATTAATGGAACTGTTTaaactaaaatttttttcattttcatttttatttgaacaCAGGGTATGTTGTTGAATTCCGAAATTGCTATTTAAGGAGTTAACTTCAtctgctttatttttatcactaATCAAGGAACTGTTAAAtgatttcattttgttttttattttttttctgatattatgttattatatataaaatatatttctgcAAATTAAAGATGTGTCATTgttagtatatatttatgatcATATCCccctcattttttatatgctaAAAAAGTGGAAATGTTTAAAATCCAGTATATAGggcaattttattttaagctGATATTATAAGGTACGACTGTGACAGTTATAATATGTTGTCTTTATTCTCTAAGGTAAAATAGTTAAAAGAGCgctatatgttatatatatgcatatcagcatagatatgtatatatgatatatatacatattattcaCAGCTCGAACTCCCGATATAAAttcttgtatatatgtttcaatacaatttaattattttacattatcaattttatgaataacTGCTAATAAGCATGTTTAACGTATAGGGATATTGTAACAAGGAgttactataaaaatattgaatataaaaaaaaaaaaaaaaaaaaacaagatgAAGCAATAGAAAGAgtaaaaaattgatataatataaataacactatatacattttctttttattagttTATTCAAGAAAaactgcttttttttttatttttttttttttaaattaaaatatgaaggaATAATTTCTCATTTCtgtgaaaatgaaaaactgaagaaaaaatatatcatcaaaaaaaaatataatcttataatttttattttttccaaaaatacgataaaaagaaaaaataaataatatcatGGATGcgaggaaaataaaaagaacaaaaattatataattatcgtttttattttgttaaattcaGATAAGTAGcagcataatatatatataagaaaataaaacattttttttcctcttttttcattttttttttttttcctctttcaCAAATAATAGAAATTGTTAATGTACAATAAACtccaaaattaaaaattaatttttttataatgtaatGTTTAAAAGAGCAAAACTTATGAACACCTCTTTAGTTGTTTTAGGAgattgtatttatattacacAACCTATTTCACaggtacatataaatacatctaataatatatatggaacaatgggttttatttttatggaTATAAAAGGacataatagaaaaaagcTAAAAGGATTAACTGAggaatgataaatatatgtatgaacaaaataaaaataatatattacggGAAGAGGTTGTAATGTAACCTGtcatttgtaaaaaaatatttttggaaTGTTCTcgataatttcatttttgttatgATGACCATTTCGTTAAAATGATGAagcacaaaaaatatatataatatctatatgcttatatttgcatatgtatatatacgtgcacatatatatttaactgaATGCTTCATGTGTTcgatatatacaaaatataaagcaagtaaaaattatatatatccctAATAATTAGGGAATTTTGTCCCTTTGCATAATAAATAcgatataaattaaaaaaaaaaaaaaaaagaaaaacgccttccatatttttagaaaaattgtTTCCTCTTTTCCCTCATTACGATTGTCTAAATAAGCTATACCTTTTTggtatatcatttatatgtttatctgaattaagcaaaatattaattccttctgattaatatttttgcacGGTTGAAaaatcatttaataaaattaatcgTCATCAtataagaaagaaaaaattattatgaagaCCATTTTAACATCATCTCAAATATGCATtttggatatatatatattttgtaaattcgGAAGTGTGAGgaactcaaaaaaaaaaaaataaataagtacacatatacatatatatatatgtatactataTTTAAGGTGTACTACaataatgttaaaatatttcccCTGTTCTCTCTCTAAGTTGTGCttcatataaaatagtaaacataaaaatatttgcgTAAAATATTCACAAAACAGCTAAAAACTTGATAAATAtcccacatatatatatatatttgattatgattaaaaatgtaacaaGACTTTTTCTGTCTTTTATTATGCTTACCTTCCCTTTTTCGTTATTTCCCCTTGCTTAATTTTACGCATGCAAAATGtacaaggaaaaaagaatttttttttaattttatgaaatttgttaaatataaaaagagaaaaaattataacaataatactTACACTCTgtggaaatgaaaaaagaagtatCGTACCAATAATAtagatttcttttttttttttttttttttttttttttgaaaagtcTCAGTTGTCATCTTTTTGTGtgcacataaaaaatatgacgTAATTAAGGTCTATACCATTTAAGAGAATAatgcagaaaaaaatacTCATAAAAAGGTATTTTAAGcgttattgttttattttgttttttcagtGTTATCTTATAATCTTATGGCTAGTATTACtgaatgcatttttttttttaataatgcaAGCAGAAGAGAAAATTAAGTGCATGTAAAGACAAGAGAATGCATTCAAAATGGCACAACTGCATTTTAATAAGATGAAAATGTTAAAAGTGCGAATAAAAGAGAGATCTTGCTTtttcaactttttttttttttttatgaatctTTTGTCTTCTATATTGAttgttatacatatatatatatatatatatatatatgtatatatatatatatgtatgtatatatatgtatgtatatatatatgtatgtatatatatgaacaaatatatctgcatatgcataaatatgtacaaatatatatatatatatatgtatattttttttttcaaatgaaCATTACTGTtgtatagatataaatatcaCGAAAAACttgttgttgttattattcACTCGAAAGTTTTGaacttttataaattcatttttacatGTACACGTGACATGTGTTACCatgttcttctttttttattttttaatttaacatGCATCTGCTTAAGTCTGCTTCTCACGAATATTTCTCATTTCAGTTCATAAagttgtatatgtatttgtatatatatacaattttcgATCATAAGCCAATTTTTTACTACGCTTTTAATTTAACATATTACAACCAAACTATTTTTtcgttatattattttttatcaaaaatatttgggctttttttttttttttttttttttcataataaaaaaattttacacatttttatatttaatcaatatatttaaacatctataattattgtgtgtttaacaatttttccctttatcttcttcatatatttttttttttttttattattgccACTTTAAGTTTCTTTggtttacataaattttaagaaaaacgCTTTTTATATTGCTTGTCTTTAATTGTCTTTACTGTCTTTATTACTGTCTTTGAAGCTTTTTTGTTTCCCTGTTtcgttgttttttttcttttactttattttttcgtttgcCCTTTAAAACGTTACgaagaataataaattgaaTATTTCAACTTATTATagtttttaaatgtaaaatataccCCTGAAATTGGATAAGATCCTGAAccaaacaaaaataatttttatttttgcagaTTAATTCAATTCCCACCTTTTCCCGTaaaatacatacacgtatacgcaaatatatacgtaaatatataagcaaatatatacgcaaaaatatacacacacatatacatacaccccatacatatacagtcattcatatacatgtatatacatatacacctACATATGGgtgcatatgcatatatatttataacccCTTCTACAACATGTAAACACCTTTTTTTCTCTTGTTCTTTTTTCGTAATGTTCAAACATGTTCCGAGTATAATAAgcttttca contains:
- a CDS encoding hypothetical protein (conserved Plasmodium protein), encoding MKSFNSSLISDKNKADEVNSLNSNFGIQQHTLCSNKNENEKNFSLNSSINITNNTANVYNDKNNVMINENINFKNNFANLLNNNGTNTYQDKLNGVSKSGVDNSNKTDNNTNDEFKKNNEKNDLQINNQNGNISLENKFNFNSSLKIRKSLTEQLCEEISMKLGKIFICKSYLETYVFEQSPYIMNFIYLKDDMGESKNRVLNSLLLSSFCNLIWNNNIYKHEYLISKEILSKYFKAIEKNPDKNNCCIVPIYNLDKIKMVLNDQDKNIKILKKKKLCIKKNNENLLFILNIIKNNFSEIKIKAQRIIQRLLFRLDILDKLFILKNNTVFFSNKYEFNKFKLMEILDFFNSFNIDNQLQKINKNITELVKEKKNFQNFLYAENEFTSSLKSTIAKNEQDITELKSTTSEISINLEENKEYLYHLNAFEREENYEML